From Agromyces sp. SYSU T00194, a single genomic window includes:
- a CDS encoding flavodoxin family protein — MRVLVIVESAWGNTAAVAEAIADGLRPADIEVRSTDAADATLPADLDLLVVGGPTHAFGMSTPATRRSARERGATQVPERGIREWIDAVDAPPHRIRVATFDTRTVAPRLPGSAAKKALKQLVGLGFEPAAKAETFGVHGYEGPLADGELGRATDWGARLAETVAAV; from the coding sequence ATGCGGGTACTGGTGATCGTGGAATCGGCGTGGGGGAACACGGCGGCCGTCGCGGAGGCGATCGCCGACGGGCTGCGGCCCGCCGACATCGAGGTGCGGTCGACGGATGCGGCGGACGCGACGCTGCCCGCCGACCTCGACCTGCTGGTGGTCGGCGGCCCCACGCACGCCTTCGGCATGTCCACGCCGGCGACCCGCCGGTCGGCCCGCGAGCGCGGGGCGACGCAGGTGCCCGAGCGCGGCATCCGCGAGTGGATCGACGCCGTCGATGCGCCGCCGCACCGCATCCGGGTCGCGACGTTCGACACGCGCACGGTCGCACCGCGGCTGCCGGGGTCGGCGGCGAAGAAGGCGCTCAAGCAGCTCGTGGGGCTCGGGTTCGAGCCTGCCGCGAAGGCCGAGACGTTCGGCGTGCACGGCTACGAGGGTCCGCTCGCCGACGGCGAGCTCGGGCGCGCGACCGACTGGGGCGCCCGGCTGGCCGAGACCGTCGCGGCGGTCTGA